A section of the Pedobacter sp. HDW13 genome encodes:
- a CDS encoding TonB-dependent receptor — protein MKKNLTAMLRSVLFASATALLTAVPGAPAIAMANLPNLPAALKNQEQGTISGKVVDEKGDPLPGASILVKELNKVAQSNPDGSFKLIVPTGTYTIQISFISYTTVTLGKVQVKASENAPLNITLKGESGSLNEVLVVGYGTQKRENATGAVDQITAKKLENRPITNLTQGLQGLLPNLNLKMMDGKPTQSPSYNIRGTTSIGQGGSALILIDGFEGDPSLLNPNDVESVSILKDAASAAIYGARGVFGVVLITTKKAEKGRTSVAFSSNYAIKTPLQVPDFVTDGYTWAKMFAEAFVNGDGAFPQNANKTQKFSQAYLDEFKKRSESGQPYNQIEINPTTGEYTYYGSTDYYAELYKKNTAATENNLSVSGGGDKASFLVSGRFLNQDGLFRYNTDDYDMKNIRARGSVQVFPWLSIENNADYSVMNYHNPINVGEGGGIWRNIADEGKPTMPIFNPDGSLTFAAAYTVGDFIYGKNGIDTRRQVFRNITGLRTNFFNNKFRVNADFTFRNTNNNIEQKRVQVPYSNTRGVTAYVGTTTNDLLFDQRETQYLATNIYAEYENRFGTDHYLKAMVGYNYEQSTYNRIAVQRNGIIFEDATDLNLALGQSITTGGGYEQWAILGGFSRLNYAFKDRYLLEVNARYDGSSKFPADQRYGFFPSVSAGWRINKEPFWHVSDRLISDLKLRASYGSLGNGNIASYAFQEIFNISQSGVILNGVRPQTTRIPNVLPDGLTWETSTTSNFGLDLTMLSGRLSFTGDAYIRKTTDMFTFGLTPPAVFGADVPKGNYANLTTRGWELSLTWNDKIGKSKPFNYNVRLTLSDSKTKIDKYNNPDKLLSDYYEGQTLGEIWGYETEGFFIDDADIASHAKQDPQMRASPTGKWFPGDIKLKDLNGDGFINVGENKVGRSGDRRIIGNSAPRYLYGVSLGADWHNFSFSVFFQGVGKQQWYPSTETEMFWGQYNRPYNNIPTFHLGNMWTPDNTDAYFPRTMSRAASSNTNRTLGVAQTRYLQNVAYLRMKNLQFGYALPGKWINRIGVRSAKIFFSGENLFTYSPMYKIVKHTIDVENAVPSDQDLNAGSTNGDGYNYPLMKSYSLGLNIGL, from the coding sequence ATGAAAAAAAACTTAACAGCCATGCTGAGGTCGGTGCTGTTTGCTTCGGCAACTGCATTGCTTACCGCAGTACCTGGCGCACCTGCCATAGCCATGGCGAATCTACCCAATCTTCCTGCTGCTTTAAAAAACCAGGAACAAGGAACAATTAGTGGAAAGGTAGTTGATGAGAAGGGAGATCCCCTTCCCGGCGCCAGTATCCTCGTAAAAGAGTTAAACAAAGTTGCGCAAAGCAATCCGGATGGAAGCTTTAAATTAATCGTTCCAACGGGCACTTATACCATCCAAATCAGTTTTATCTCGTACACCACGGTTACTTTGGGTAAAGTGCAGGTAAAAGCAAGCGAAAACGCTCCTTTAAATATAACCCTAAAAGGTGAATCGGGAAGTTTAAATGAGGTGCTTGTTGTGGGTTACGGAACCCAGAAAAGAGAAAATGCCACGGGTGCTGTAGATCAGATTACTGCGAAAAAACTCGAAAACAGACCCATTACCAACCTTACACAAGGTTTACAAGGCTTACTTCCCAACCTGAATTTAAAAATGATGGATGGGAAGCCTACGCAATCGCCAAGTTACAATATCCGTGGTACTACTTCTATCGGACAAGGTGGTAGTGCTTTAATTCTGATTGATGGCTTTGAAGGCGATCCAAGCTTACTCAATCCCAACGATGTAGAAAGTGTATCTATTCTTAAAGATGCCGCATCGGCAGCCATTTATGGTGCAAGAGGGGTATTTGGTGTGGTGCTTATTACCACTAAAAAAGCCGAAAAAGGTCGTACTAGTGTAGCATTTTCAAGCAATTACGCCATTAAAACCCCATTACAGGTTCCTGATTTCGTAACCGACGGCTATACATGGGCTAAGATGTTTGCTGAGGCATTTGTAAACGGCGATGGTGCTTTCCCGCAGAATGCAAATAAAACACAGAAATTTTCGCAGGCCTATCTCGATGAATTCAAAAAAAGATCGGAATCGGGTCAGCCTTACAACCAGATAGAGATAAACCCGACCACAGGCGAGTACACCTATTATGGAAGTACGGATTACTATGCCGAGCTGTACAAGAAAAATACGGCAGCCACAGAAAATAACCTTTCGGTAAGTGGCGGTGGCGATAAGGCATCGTTTCTGGTATCGGGGCGTTTCCTTAATCAGGACGGGCTATTTAGGTACAACACCGACGATTACGACATGAAAAACATCCGTGCAAGAGGATCTGTACAGGTTTTTCCGTGGTTAAGCATTGAAAATAACGCCGATTACTCGGTTATGAATTACCACAACCCGATCAACGTTGGTGAGGGAGGTGGAATATGGAGAAATATTGCCGACGAGGGTAAGCCTACCATGCCAATTTTCAACCCGGATGGTTCGTTAACTTTTGCTGCAGCTTATACCGTGGGCGATTTTATTTATGGAAAAAACGGGATTGATACCCGTCGTCAGGTTTTTAGAAATATAACAGGTTTGAGAACCAATTTCTTTAACAACAAGTTTAGGGTAAATGCCGATTTTACCTTCCGCAATACCAATAACAACATTGAGCAAAAAAGAGTTCAGGTTCCATACAGCAATACCCGCGGGGTTACAGCCTATGTTGGTACAACTACCAACGATCTTTTGTTCGATCAGCGCGAAACCCAGTATCTGGCAACCAACATTTACGCCGAATACGAAAACAGGTTTGGTACCGACCATTACCTGAAAGCTATGGTGGGTTACAACTACGAACAATCTACCTATAACCGTATTGCAGTACAGCGAAACGGAATTATTTTCGAAGATGCTACAGATTTGAACCTGGCACTTGGCCAATCTATTACTACTGGTGGTGGTTACGAACAATGGGCTATCCTGGGTGGTTTCTCGAGGTTAAATTATGCTTTTAAAGACCGTTACCTTTTAGAAGTTAATGCGCGTTATGATGGTTCATCTAAATTCCCTGCCGATCAGCGTTATGGCTTCTTCCCTTCTGTTTCGGCCGGATGGAGGATCAATAAAGAGCCGTTTTGGCATGTTTCTGATAGGTTGATCTCTGATTTAAAATTAAGGGCTTCTTATGGCTCACTTGGAAACGGTAACATCGCATCTTATGCCTTTCAGGAAATCTTTAACATCAGCCAGTCGGGCGTTATTTTAAACGGCGTTAGACCACAAACCACCCGTATCCCGAATGTTCTTCCCGATGGATTAACCTGGGAAACTTCGACCACCAGCAACTTTGGTCTTGATTTAACCATGCTTTCAGGCAGGTTAAGCTTTACCGGCGATGCGTACATCCGCAAAACGACTGATATGTTTACTTTTGGACTTACTCCACCTGCTGTTTTCGGAGCTGATGTACCCAAAGGAAATTATGCCAACTTAACTACCCGTGGCTGGGAGCTTTCGTTAACCTGGAACGATAAAATCGGTAAATCGAAGCCTTTCAATTACAATGTAAGGTTGACCTTATCGGATAGCAAAACAAAAATAGATAAGTACAATAACCCCGATAAATTACTGAGCGATTATTACGAAGGACAAACACTGGGCGAAATATGGGGCTACGAAACCGAAGGCTTCTTTATTGATGATGCAGACATTGCTTCGCATGCTAAACAAGATCCGCAAATGAGAGCCTCGCCCACCGGTAAATGGTTCCCTGGCGATATTAAACTAAAAGACCTTAACGGCGATGGCTTTATCAATGTGGGCGAAAACAAGGTAGGCAGATCAGGCGACCGGAGAATTATCGGAAATTCTGCTCCGAGATATCTGTATGGTGTAAGCCTTGGCGCCGACTGGCATAATTTTTCTTTCTCTGTTTTCTTTCAGGGAGTTGGCAAACAGCAGTGGTACCCGAGCACCGAAACAGAAATGTTCTGGGGCCAGTACAACAGGCCGTACAACAATATACCAACCTTCCATCTGGGCAATATGTGGACACCGGACAATACCGATGCTTATTTCCCCAGAACGATGTCGAGAGCAGCATCAAGCAATACCAACCGTACTTTGGGTGTGGCGCAAACGCGTTACCTGCAAAACGTGGCCTATCTCCGCATGAAAAACCTGCAGTTTGGTTACGCTTTGCCGGGCAAATGGATAAACCGTATAGGTGTTCGCAGTGCCAAAATATTTTTCTCAGGCGAGAACCTGTTTACCTATTCGCCAATGTATAAAATAGTTAAACATACTATCGATGTTGAAAATGCTGTGCCTTCCGATCAGGATTTAAACGCCGGCAGCACAAACGGAGATGGTTACAATTATCCTTTGATGAAGAGCTACTCTTTAGGATTGAACATTGGATTATAA
- a CDS encoding RagB/SusD family nutrient uptake outer membrane protein, with translation MKKYYIYILLACLALAACKKLDQKPESSATKDAVFGTENGLKLYTNSFYGMDFLPKNSTSQDAMSDYLAVKSVPDFIREGGFAANNSSGWTWRDLRNINYFIENCKNPAVPAAVRNNYLGIARYFRAYFYMEKVKRFGDVPWIGKPLNIDDPALNAGRDKRELVMDSVLADINFACANISNTNDASRTTITKWVAYAFKSRLCLFEGTFRKYHTDLSLSATAGKWLEDAASAADEIIKKGGYSLNTAGGPGVSYRQVFTSNTPMANEVLQAAVADINLGVLNEANWWWTSGTYGAKASFTRTFINTYLKLDGTPYTNDAAYKTMLFKDEVKNRDLRLKQTIRLGDYKRISSGQQVPAPPVFSYTFTGYQPIKWTLDDIYFDAGALNTNAISLFRYAEVLLNYAEAKAELGTLSDADWALTVGALRARAGITGGLTTKPTVADPYLVTNYFPGISDATLLEIRRERGIELSLEGLRFADLLRWKRGPLMEQEWNGFYVPTLNTPMDLNEDGILDVAFYQGTRPSPAVSGVTYVDVSANIGAAVNSQLLKNGSSGELTWMKEIPRKWNERNYYYPIPLADLQKNPNLKQNKGWE, from the coding sequence ATGAAAAAATATTATATCTATATCTTACTGGCCTGCCTGGCTTTGGCAGCCTGTAAAAAACTTGATCAAAAGCCCGAATCAAGTGCAACAAAGGATGCGGTTTTCGGAACAGAAAACGGGCTTAAACTCTACACCAATTCATTTTATGGTATGGATTTCCTGCCTAAGAACTCAACCAGTCAGGATGCCATGTCTGATTACCTGGCTGTAAAATCTGTTCCTGATTTTATCCGTGAAGGCGGCTTTGCAGCCAATAACAGCTCTGGCTGGACCTGGCGTGACCTCAGAAACATCAATTATTTTATCGAAAACTGTAAAAACCCTGCTGTTCCGGCAGCAGTACGCAACAACTACCTTGGTATTGCCCGTTATTTCAGGGCCTACTTCTACATGGAAAAGGTGAAACGTTTTGGAGATGTGCCCTGGATCGGAAAACCCCTGAATATCGATGATCCGGCCTTAAACGCAGGCAGAGATAAACGGGAACTGGTTATGGATTCGGTACTGGCCGACATTAATTTTGCCTGTGCAAACATTAGCAATACCAACGATGCCAGCCGTACAACCATTACCAAATGGGTAGCTTATGCCTTTAAATCGAGACTATGCCTTTTTGAAGGAACTTTCCGTAAATACCATACTGATTTAAGCCTTTCGGCTACAGCCGGCAAATGGCTGGAAGATGCTGCATCAGCTGCTGATGAAATTATAAAAAAAGGAGGTTATTCCTTAAATACAGCTGGTGGCCCTGGTGTTTCATATCGTCAGGTGTTTACTAGCAATACGCCAATGGCCAACGAGGTTTTACAAGCTGCCGTGGCCGACATCAATCTAGGCGTACTCAATGAAGCCAACTGGTGGTGGACAAGTGGAACATACGGCGCAAAAGCAAGTTTTACCCGTACTTTTATCAATACTTATTTAAAGCTTGATGGAACGCCTTATACCAATGATGCGGCCTATAAAACCATGTTATTTAAGGATGAGGTTAAAAACAGAGATCTGAGACTGAAGCAAACCATACGTTTAGGCGATTATAAGCGCATTAGCAGTGGTCAGCAGGTACCGGCACCTCCTGTTTTCTCTTACACCTTTACCGGATACCAGCCTATTAAATGGACATTGGATGATATTTATTTTGATGCAGGTGCTTTAAACACAAATGCTATCTCTTTATTCCGCTATGCCGAAGTATTGTTAAACTATGCAGAAGCGAAGGCCGAACTGGGGACTTTAAGTGATGCAGACTGGGCGCTTACCGTAGGTGCACTCAGGGCAAGAGCAGGCATTACAGGCGGATTAACCACTAAACCGACTGTAGCAGATCCCTATCTGGTGACTAACTATTTCCCGGGGATATCTGATGCCACTTTACTCGAAATCAGAAGAGAGCGCGGTATAGAGCTTAGCCTGGAAGGTTTGCGCTTTGCCGATCTGCTGCGCTGGAAACGCGGACCTTTAATGGAGCAGGAATGGAATGGTTTTTACGTACCCACATTGAATACCCCTATGGATTTGAATGAAGACGGAATTCTTGATGTTGCCTTTTATCAGGGAACACGTCCGTCGCCGGCTGTATCGGGTGTAACTTATGTAGATGTTTCGGCCAATATTGGTGCAGCAGTAAACTCTCAGTTACTTAAAAATGGTAGTTCTGGCGAATTAACGTGGATGAAAGAAATTCCACGTAAATGGAATGAGCGTAACTACTACTACCCGATCCCATTGGCCGATCTACAGAAAAACCCAAATCTTAAACAAAACAAAGGCTGGGAATAA
- a CDS encoding LytTR family DNA-binding domain-containing protein, giving the protein METLLKIAVVDDEPLAREVLEGYLKRLPGIGQVLLFPNAMAALTDLKGAGTQLLLLDIEMPEMSGIEFLKRLPNRPLTIFTTAYRNYAFEGYELGVIDFLLKPIAFNRFEQAIAKARELLALKEHSHLDENAENTNDFIFVKSGVQRIKLQFSEVTHIQGLKDYAIIHTPAKKILLKGSIKAMQDLFPSDRFLRVHKSFIVNLQKVQQLDRNSIFLNGQQIPIGRNFREDLEKQLRTF; this is encoded by the coding sequence ATGGAAACACTATTGAAAATTGCTGTAGTAGACGATGAGCCGCTGGCCCGTGAAGTACTGGAAGGCTATTTAAAAAGACTGCCTGGCATTGGACAAGTATTGCTTTTCCCTAACGCGATGGCTGCTTTAACCGACTTAAAAGGCGCAGGAACCCAACTTTTGTTACTGGATATTGAAATGCCTGAAATGAGTGGAATCGAGTTTCTGAAACGACTGCCTAACCGGCCATTAACCATTTTTACCACTGCTTACCGCAACTATGCTTTTGAAGGTTACGAGCTGGGCGTTATTGATTTTTTATTGAAACCCATTGCATTTAACCGCTTTGAGCAAGCTATAGCCAAAGCGCGCGAACTGCTGGCACTCAAAGAACATAGCCATTTGGATGAAAATGCTGAAAACACCAATGATTTTATCTTTGTTAAAAGCGGTGTGCAACGTATAAAACTCCAATTCAGCGAAGTAACGCATATCCAGGGTTTGAAAGATTATGCCATTATCCATACGCCGGCAAAAAAAATATTGTTAAAAGGCTCTATCAAAGCGATGCAAGATCTTTTTCCATCCGACCGCTTCTTACGCGTGCACAAATCTTTTATCGTTAACCTGCAAAAAGTGCAGCAACTCGATCGCAACAGTATTTTCTTAAACGGTCAGCAAATCCCAATTGGCCGTAACTTTCGCGAGGACCTGGAAAAACAACTTCGAACCTTTTAG
- a CDS encoding sensor histidine kinase, with protein sequence MSRFFNKKTLIYTAYWILVTGFFLYEKKYLLYKANLPYFLACVSVRVFLLMVIAYLNLRLFLPKYLTKKRYGAYAASILLSVLAYLIIQSLYDWYLYGYIVGPLYRSNMYESLTYNFFSTLWYLGLMLSLKLSIDWYSQQLLIQRITVEKLNAEVDFLRAQVNPHFLFNILNNLYALTLKKSELAPDVVLKLSSMMEYMLYDSNDDSVLLDKELEYLQNYVALERLRFGTEAIITFNTAKIPPGLTIAPLLLLPLVENAFKHGMSRQTTDSELHILIAFNESTLTVQVENTKPLTPALPSKGGIGLSNLRKRLELLYPGKHDLQLVDEPSRFSALLIIEL encoded by the coding sequence ATGAGCAGATTCTTCAATAAAAAAACACTGATTTACACCGCTTACTGGATACTGGTTACCGGTTTTTTTCTTTACGAGAAGAAATATTTGCTCTATAAAGCCAACCTGCCTTATTTTTTGGCTTGCGTAAGTGTAAGGGTCTTCTTGTTAATGGTTATTGCTTACCTGAATTTGCGCCTTTTTTTACCCAAATACCTCACCAAAAAGAGATATGGTGCTTATGCAGCCTCCATTTTACTTTCGGTGCTGGCTTACCTCATTATACAAAGCCTGTACGATTGGTATTTATACGGTTATATTGTTGGCCCGCTGTATCGCAGCAACATGTACGAATCGCTTACCTATAACTTTTTCAGCACCTTATGGTACCTGGGGCTTATGCTTTCCCTCAAATTAAGTATCGATTGGTATAGTCAGCAATTACTCATTCAACGCATTACGGTCGAAAAATTAAACGCCGAAGTAGATTTCTTACGCGCACAGGTAAATCCGCATTTCCTGTTCAATATCCTTAATAACCTTTATGCACTTACCCTTAAAAAATCGGAGCTAGCACCAGATGTGGTACTGAAGCTATCATCCATGATGGAATATATGCTGTACGATAGTAATGATGACAGCGTATTGCTTGATAAGGAACTGGAGTATTTGCAAAATTATGTAGCACTTGAACGGCTGCGTTTCGGTACAGAGGCCATAATTACATTCAACACGGCTAAAATACCACCAGGACTAACCATTGCGCCGCTGCTTTTATTGCCCCTGGTAGAAAATGCCTTTAAACATGGAATGAGCAGGCAAACAACCGACAGCGAGCTGCATATTCTTATTGCATTTAATGAATCAACTTTAACCGTACAGGTAGAAAACACCAAACCACTTACACCTGCATTGCCCTCCAAAGGAGGTATTGGGCTCAGCAACCTGCGCAAACGCCTCGAACTGTTATACCCGGGCAAGCACGATTTACAACTAGTGGATGAGCCAAGCCGTTTTAGTGCTTTATTGATAATTGAACTGTGA
- a CDS encoding endonuclease/exonuclease/phosphatase family protein, with product MKIKIWLAAALFSLVSVGLKAQQITIGTFNIRYDNPRDSGNLWVDRAPIVSNLIRFHGFDILGVQEGLKNQLDDISAALPEYARYGKGRDDGKEAGEHSAIYYKKDRFKMLKSGDFWLSETPDVPGKGWDVTCCNRICSWVYLEDLKTKNQFYAFNVHYDHQGVIARRESSKLILKKITEIAGNKPVLLTGDFNGGRDSEWYKTIATSNQLVDVHSKVKFPYANNSSSNGFRIPRGKSVIDHIFMSDQFTASKWGILTDTYFGKFPSDHFPVLAEVQLK from the coding sequence ATGAAAATAAAAATATGGCTCGCTGCAGCGCTTTTTTCTTTAGTATCGGTTGGGCTTAAAGCTCAGCAAATCACCATCGGCACTTTCAATATTCGCTACGATAACCCGCGCGATTCGGGTAATCTCTGGGTTGACCGTGCGCCCATCGTCTCGAATTTAATCCGCTTTCACGGGTTTGATATCCTTGGTGTACAAGAAGGTTTAAAAAACCAACTTGATGATATTAGCGCCGCCTTACCTGAATATGCACGGTACGGAAAAGGCCGCGATGATGGAAAAGAAGCCGGAGAGCACTCGGCAATTTATTACAAAAAAGACAGGTTTAAAATGCTAAAAAGTGGCGATTTCTGGTTATCAGAAACACCAGATGTGCCTGGCAAAGGCTGGGACGTAACCTGCTGCAACAGAATTTGCAGCTGGGTTTATCTGGAAGATCTGAAAACTAAAAACCAATTCTACGCCTTTAATGTGCACTACGACCATCAGGGAGTAATTGCCCGCCGCGAAAGCAGTAAACTGATTTTGAAAAAGATAACTGAAATCGCCGGCAATAAACCTGTTTTGCTAACGGGCGACTTTAACGGCGGCAGAGACAGCGAATGGTACAAAACCATAGCTACCTCTAATCAATTGGTTGATGTACACAGCAAGGTGAAATTTCCTTATGCCAATAATTCATCATCCAATGGTTTTAGAATTCCCCGTGGCAAATCGGTTATCGACCATATTTTTATGAGCGACCAATTTACCGCCAGCAAATGGGGTATTTTAACAGACACTTACTTTGGAAAATTCCCTTCTGATCATTTTCCCGTTTTAGCGGAAGTACAACTGAAGTAA
- a CDS encoding response regulator transcription factor: MKVLIVEDEKTLAFEMEKFLKKAFFLCDLAHSFNQGVEKLETNQYDYVLIDLGLPDGDGFDLLQKAKKSNPDAAYIILTARGKLEDRVAGLDMGADDYLAKPFFLPELQSRMQAIARRKFKVSEELLPLGNFNIDLQKRFVFFEEEQIELSRKEFDLLSYLLLHKNRVLTRIQLSEHIWGNFTDGDYDSNYIDAHIKNIRKKLNIYAPTEWLETVRGVGYRIKK; the protein is encoded by the coding sequence ATGAAGGTATTAATCGTAGAAGATGAAAAAACACTTGCTTTTGAGATGGAGAAGTTCCTCAAAAAGGCGTTTTTTCTGTGCGATCTTGCCCATAGTTTTAATCAAGGGGTAGAAAAGCTGGAGACTAACCAATATGATTATGTGCTGATCGATTTGGGGCTGCCAGACGGAGATGGTTTCGATTTGCTGCAAAAGGCAAAGAAAAGCAATCCAGATGCGGCTTATATCATCCTTACTGCCCGGGGCAAGCTCGAAGACCGGGTTGCCGGACTGGATATGGGAGCAGATGATTACCTGGCCAAACCATTTTTCCTGCCGGAGCTCCAATCGCGCATGCAGGCCATTGCCCGCCGAAAATTTAAAGTTTCAGAAGAGCTGCTCCCGCTGGGGAATTTCAATATCGATCTCCAGAAACGCTTTGTTTTCTTTGAAGAGGAACAGATAGAACTCTCGCGCAAAGAATTTGATTTATTAAGTTATTTGTTACTTCATAAAAACAGGGTGCTCACCCGTATACAATTGAGCGAACACATTTGGGGAAACTTTACAGACGGGGATTACGATTCCAATTATATCGATGCCCACATTAAAAACATCAGGAAAAAATTAAACATTTACGCCCCAACCGAATGGTTAGAAACGGTAAGAGGTGTTGGCTATAGAATTAAAAAGTAA
- a CDS encoding HAMP domain-containing sensor histidine kinase: MKLSTKLTLFITGSKLAIVGLFILLLPFLIGQVASNYTNFSLKNQRKKVIQNINNKGLDYYLEGQDSYGSYTMLKDEYIALEIAAPNLKLDTIRDTRRIVEQDTLAYRVLSFTFTKNQKNYLLEIGKTTASINLYNDALQRFALYVLIILIALSIIIDLIFTRRLIKPLGQIIKLRLANTRFPFKRNPQVIKTNTHDFKYLDQSLISLMNQINEAFEKEREFTANASHEFMTPISILQNKMENLLTEEVEPEAIQEHIVDMMRTLERLKKISRSLLLISRIENEQFSKQEQIEPLELINEIVEEIGHRLEEKNIRMDIDLKHNKMLNQMNHDLLFQLFYNLINNAIKFNQENGHIRIDDHFEKGKYILQVNNSGQGMQAAEIPYIFDRFKKTGHAENTGYGLGLAIVKSIASYLNLSIAVTSTPGQETNFNITFHNYFSDH, from the coding sequence TTGAAACTTTCTACAAAACTTACTTTATTTATTACCGGTTCTAAACTCGCCATTGTAGGACTGTTTATTCTATTGCTTCCCTTTTTGATTGGGCAGGTTGCTTCCAATTACACCAATTTTTCGCTCAAAAACCAGCGAAAGAAAGTGATCCAGAACATCAACAACAAAGGTTTGGATTATTATCTCGAAGGCCAGGATAGCTACGGCAGTTATACCATGCTTAAAGATGAGTATATTGCACTCGAAATTGCAGCACCAAACCTTAAACTGGACACCATCAGGGATACCAGACGTATTGTAGAACAGGATACGCTGGCTTACCGGGTATTAAGCTTTACCTTTACCAAAAACCAGAAGAATTATCTGCTTGAAATTGGCAAAACCACTGCCAGCATTAACCTCTACAACGATGCATTGCAACGTTTTGCCCTTTATGTACTGATTATTCTGATTGCACTCAGTATCATCATCGACCTGATATTTACCCGCCGGCTGATTAAGCCATTGGGGCAAATTATTAAGCTGAGGCTAGCCAATACCCGCTTCCCTTTTAAACGAAACCCACAAGTCATTAAAACCAATACACACGATTTCAAATACCTCGATCAATCGCTCATTTCGTTAATGAACCAGATTAACGAGGCTTTTGAAAAAGAACGTGAGTTTACCGCCAATGCTTCGCATGAGTTTATGACGCCTATCAGTATCTTACAAAACAAGATGGAAAACCTGCTGACAGAGGAAGTTGAACCAGAAGCGATACAGGAGCATATTGTTGACATGATGAGAACGCTGGAAAGGTTAAAAAAGATTTCGCGCTCGCTCCTGCTGATTTCGCGAATAGAGAATGAACAGTTTTCGAAGCAGGAACAAATAGAACCACTCGAACTGATTAACGAAATTGTGGAGGAAATAGGCCATCGTTTAGAAGAAAAAAATATTCGCATGGACATTGATCTCAAACACAACAAAATGCTTAATCAAATGAACCACGACCTGCTATTTCAACTGTTTTACAATTTAATTAATAATGCAATTAAATTTAACCAGGAAAACGGGCACATCCGCATTGACGATCATTTTGAAAAAGGTAAATACATTTTACAGGTAAACAACAGCGGACAAGGCATGCAAGCTGCAGAAATCCCCTATATTTTTGACCGTTTCAAAAAAACAGGTCATGCAGAAAATACGGGCTACGGCCTTGGGCTTGCCATTGTAAAAAGCATTGCCAGTTATTTAAACCTGAGCATTGCAGTTACCTCAACACCCGGACAGGAAACGAATTTCAATATCACTTTCCATAATTATTTTTCTGACCATTGA
- a CDS encoding class I SAM-dependent methyltransferase produces the protein MKTVKPEEAFDKSAKIYAQKFMNVSLYAEPFKVFCDNITPEDASVLDIACGPGNISKYLLDLKPAYRILGIDLSPNMLELAQINNPTAQFQLMDCREVATLNQKFDAITCGFCLPYLTPEEAIDLIVNVSALLKPDGVFYLSTMEEDENNKSKYQISSTGDHVYVHYHREDYLTKALGQSGFNTLSLKRYDSPDMDGVIITDLVFVCKIK, from the coding sequence ATGAAAACAGTAAAACCTGAAGAGGCTTTTGATAAATCGGCTAAAATATATGCCCAAAAGTTCATGAATGTTAGCTTGTATGCTGAGCCATTTAAAGTGTTTTGCGACAACATTACGCCCGAAGATGCTAGTGTATTGGATATTGCCTGCGGTCCCGGAAACATTAGCAAATATTTGCTTGATCTGAAACCTGCATACCGGATTTTGGGAATTGATCTTTCCCCAAACATGCTCGAACTTGCCCAAATCAACAATCCAACAGCGCAATTTCAGCTCATGGACTGCCGTGAAGTCGCTACTCTTAATCAAAAATTTGACGCGATTACCTGTGGCTTTTGCCTGCCCTATTTAACACCCGAAGAAGCTATTGATTTAATTGTAAATGTATCTGCTTTATTAAAGCCAGATGGTGTTTTCTATTTAAGCACCATGGAGGAAGATGAAAATAACAAGTCGAAATACCAAATATCCAGTACCGGCGACCACGTGTACGTACACTATCATCGTGAAGATTATTTAACCAAAGCCCTTGGACAAAGTGGCTTTAATACCCTAAGTTTAAAACGCTACGATTCTCCGGATATGGATGGGGTAATCATTACCGATCTGGTATTTGTTTGCAAAATTAAATAA